Proteins encoded together in one Anticarsia gemmatalis isolate Benzon Research Colony breed Stoneville strain chromosome 1, ilAntGemm2 primary, whole genome shotgun sequence window:
- the LOC142975562 gene encoding gem-associated protein 2-like, producing MSRKKCIFKKDKFDFEEDVSSSRCFQLSSGVQLKEIPSNGEEYLLKVIKERAQYDSLLECDYEKLHQKLSKKGAPNFVEIVKAPAPVTLKPTIEWQNIQVADFSNVRMYINKMQARDLLPTAIKDVEKTKFRVKDWEVLFDNEEPTMTHVVGVSQAIIDDGLVKLTSRMDSVPPGHTIDRRTGQWIYTLLAVTRYPHVDDTTDKLRSLARKCLEIRSRINAEDENAKEAATPLNLFICLIGRYFEQKDLAD from the exons ATGTcacgaaaaaaatgtatattcaaAAAGGATAAATTTGACTTCGAAGAAGATGTTTCTTCATCACGCTGCTTCCAATTGAGTTCTGGTGTGCAACTAAAAGAAATTCCATCGAATGGTGAAGAATACctattaaaagttataaaagagCGTGCTCAATATGATTCACTTTTGGAATGTGATTACGAAAAGTTGCATCAAAAGCTGAGTAAAAAGGGGGCTCCCAATTTTGTAGAA ATAGTAAAAGCACCTGCTCCAGTCACCTTGAAGCCTACTATTGAGTGGCAAAACATTCAAGTAGCGGACTTCTCAAACGTCCGCATGTATATAAATAAGATGCAAGCAAGGGACTTGTTGCCAACTGCCATCAAGGATGTGGAAAAAACTAAATTCCGGGTGAAGGACTGGGAAGTATTGTTTGATAATGAAGAACCTACAATGACTCATGTTGTTGGAGTGTCACAGGCTATTATAGATGATGGTTTAGTTAAATTAACATCAAGGATGGATTCAGTTCCACCAGGACACACAATAGACAGACGAACAG gtcAATGGATATACACTCTACTTGCAGTTACAAGATACCCACATGTAGATGACACCACTGACAAATTAAGATCATTAGCAAGAAAATGTTTAGAAATAAG ATCTCGCATAAATGCTGAGGACGAAAATGCTAAAGAAGCAGCAACTCCACTAAATCTTTTTATATGTCTAATAGGAAGgtattttgaacaaaaagaCTTGGCAGACTAG
- the LOC142976722 gene encoding cystathionine gamma-lyase-like, whose protein sequence is MRDHGFLKPRRGFATTAIHSGQDPEKWSGAVIPPIVTSTTFKRSVRDHNGYIYGRSGNPTRQALEECLAKLDGGKYGMAFSSGLAATTTIVSLLRQGDHIISSDDLYGGTSRLFRDIIKGLGIEVTFADCTKAETLAREIKSNTKMVWVETPTNPILRVLDIAGICQLVKSFGSIMVVVDNTFLTPYLQRPLDFGADIVMYSLTKYMNGHSDVVMGAAIVNNDDIAIRLRFLQKAMGAVPSPIDCYLVTRSLKTLSLRMEHHKKSSVIIAQWLKKHPKVTEVLHPGLPDHPQYNIAKRQTSGHSGVFSFRHTGGINESEALLSSLKVFTSAESLGGFESLAELPSTMTHLSVPDEKKAELGITDDLIRLSVGLEDIEDLVEDLDQAFKKAFSSTQEYTVNKVPAD, encoded by the exons ATGAGAGACCATGGATTCTTGAAGCCGAGGCGTGGGTTTGCCACCACTGCTATTCATAGCGGTCAGGACCCGGAGAAGTGGTCCGGAGCCGTTATACCACCCATTGTCACATCCACTACATTTAAGAGATCGGTCAGAGATCACAAT GGTTACATTTACGGAAGATCTGGAAACCCAACTAGACAAGCTTTGGAAGAATGTCTAGCGAAGTTAGATGGTGGCAAGTACGGCATGGCTTTTTCCTCAGGCCTTGCAGCCACCACCAcgattgtttcattacttagaCAAGGAGATCACATCATTTCCAGTGACGACCTTTACGGAGGCACGAGCCGGCTATTCAG AGACATAATAAAAGGCCTAGGAATCGAAGTGACGTTCGCCGACTGCACAAAAGCCGAAACTCTAGCGCGTGAAATCAAAAGTAACACAAAG ATGGTATGGGTTGAAACTCCTACAAACCCGATACTTCGGGTCCTCGATATTGCTGGCATATGTCAACTGGTGAAAAGCTTCGGCAGTATCATGGTGGTAGTGGATAACACATTCCTCACGCCGTATTTACAACGACCTCTGGACTTCGGAGCCGATATCGTGATGTACTCGTTGACTAAGTACATGAACGGACACTCGGATGTCGTCATGGGAGCCGCTATTGTCAACAATGATGATATAGCAATAAGGCTACGATTTTTACAAAAAG cTATGGGAGCAGTGCCGTCTCCAATTGATTGTTATTTGGTCACCAGAAGTTTAAAGACATTATCTTTGCGAATGGAACACCACAAGAAGTCGTCCGTAATTATTGCTCAATGGTTAAAGAAACATCCTAAAGTTACAGAAGTCTTGCATCCAG GACTGCCAGACCATCCACAGTACAATATCGCTAAACGTCAGACATCAGGACATTCCGGTGTCTTCAGCTTCAGACATACCGGTGGAATAAACGAATCTGAGGCCCTATTGAGTTCCCTAAAAGTTTTCACATCGGCTGAAAGTTTGGGAGGCTTTGAAAGCTTGGCAGAGTTACC GTCCACCATGACCCATTTGTCCGTTCCTGACGAAAAGAAGGCTGAACTTGGCATCACCGACGATCTTATCAGATTATCCGTTGGTTTAGAAGACATAGAAGACCTTGTAGAAGATCTGGACCAAGCCTTCAAAAAAGCATTCTCTTCAACGCAAGAGTACACAGTAAATAAAGTCCCTgctgattaa